The following proteins are co-located in the Silene latifolia isolate original U9 population chromosome 1, ASM4854445v1, whole genome shotgun sequence genome:
- the LOC141588476 gene encoding uncharacterized protein LOC141588476, which produces MIFRSRCTIQERVCNLIIDGGSCTNVASTIMVYKDEVLCDVVPMNACHLLLGRPWDSDRNTTHQEKENVDSFKHNGKKVTLTPLPPNQRGYGSPNMPEEVNGVLFLSEAAKIKELKQEQPVMFLLPREVTTEEESTGVPADVEPLIQKYEVFPAELPSGFPPLRGFQHHINLVPGSVLLDSSISKVYILNM; this is translated from the exons ATGATATTCAGGAGTAGATGCACTATCCAAGAGAGGGTGTGTAATCtaatcattgatggaggtagCTGTACCAATGTAGCTTCCACCATTATG GTGTACAAGGATGAAGTGTTATGTGATGTGGTCCCTATGAATGCCTGCCACCTACTGTTGGGGAGGCCATGGGACTCTGACAGGAACACCACTCATCAGGAAAAGGAAAATGTCGATAGTTTCAAGCACAATGGCAAGAAAGTCACCCTGACTCCCTTGCCACCAAACCAAAGAGGCTATGGAAGTCCTAATATGCCTGAGGAAGTCAATGGAGTGTTGTTTCTATCTGAGGCAGCAAAGATCAAAGAGCTAAAGCAAGAGCAGCCTGTGATGTTTCTACTGCCAAGAGAAGTTACCACTGAAGAGGAGAGCACTGGTGTGCCTGCAGATGTTGAACCTCTTATTCAGAAATACGAGGTTTTTCCAGCTGAGTTGCCTAGTGGATTCCCACCCCTGAGAGGATTCCAGCATCACATAAACCTTGTACCTGGTTCTGTACTATTGGATTCATCAATCTCaaaagtttacatattgaatatgtga